One Mauremys mutica isolate MM-2020 ecotype Southern chromosome 19, ASM2049712v1, whole genome shotgun sequence genomic window carries:
- the C19H17orf97 gene encoding protein LIAT1 isoform X2: MKESPGCKGVQELLLGKEKGKANSKQPDKHHSKSRKQQTLSAQLLEISIRKDPDPAQDAVKGIHTDAEINKLLLSASTTSGSTQTEQDISDQINESLRWDGILEDPAAEEERLRIYKLNRRKRYGLYVQQQLPTEPCLTLKHFPLLQTKDPYTNSGQTINQEDRSSPYFQENKDEEVLNAELATKVSELQHAALANISQEVV; this comes from the exons ATGAAGGAGAGCCCAGGATGCAAGGGGGTGCAGGAATTGCTGCTTGGCAAGGAGAAAGGCAAGGCCAACAGCAAGCAGCCAG ATAAACATCACAGCAAAAGCAGGAAGCAGCAGACCCTCTCTGCTCAGTTACTTGAAATAAGCATAAGGAAGGATCCTGACCCAGCACAAGATGCTGTAAAGGGGATTCACACTGATGCAGAAATAAATAAGCTTTTATTATCAGCTTCCACTACTTCAGGCTCTACCCAAACAGAGCAGGACATTTCTGATCAGATCAATGAAAGCCTTCGGTGGGACGGGATTCTTGAAGATCCTGCTGCTGAGGAAGAAAGGCTGCGTATCTATAAACTGAACAGAAGGAAACGCTACGGGTTATATGTCCAGCAACAGCTACCCACAGAGCCATGTTTGACTCTCAAGCATTTCCCGTTACTTCAAACCAAAGATCCATACACAAATAGTGGTCAGACAATAAACCAGGAGGATCGCTCCAGTCCTTATTTTCAGGAAAATAAAGATGAAGAGGTCCTGAATGCTGAGCTAGCTACCAAAGTGTCTGAACTGCAACATGCAGCATTAGCAAATATTTCTCAGGAAGTTGTGTAA
- the C19H17orf97 gene encoding protein LIAT1 isoform X1, with protein sequence MKESPGCKGVQELLLGKEKGKANSKQPGKGILTPTPYSSPPQATGKKKPKKKKKKADQDDSNTRSSGHGSSPSASEETDKHHSKSRKQQTLSAQLLEISIRKDPDPAQDAVKGIHTDAEINKLLLSASTTSGSTQTEQDISDQINESLRWDGILEDPAAEEERLRIYKLNRRKRYGLYVQQQLPTEPCLTLKHFPLLQTKDPYTNSGQTINQEDRSSPYFQENKDEEVLNAELATKVSELQHAALANISQEVV encoded by the exons ATGAAGGAGAGCCCAGGATGCAAGGGGGTGCAGGAATTGCTGCTTGGCAAGGAGAAAGGCAAGGCCAACAGCAAGCAGCCAGGTAAGGGGATCCTAACCCCTACGCCATACTCATCCCCACCACAGGCCACAGGCAAGAAGAagccaaagaagaagaaaaagaaagcagACCAGGATGACAGTAACACCAGGAGCAGTGGGCATGGCAGCAGCCCCTCCGCCTCTGAGGAGACAG ATAAACATCACAGCAAAAGCAGGAAGCAGCAGACCCTCTCTGCTCAGTTACTTGAAATAAGCATAAGGAAGGATCCTGACCCAGCACAAGATGCTGTAAAGGGGATTCACACTGATGCAGAAATAAATAAGCTTTTATTATCAGCTTCCACTACTTCAGGCTCTACCCAAACAGAGCAGGACATTTCTGATCAGATCAATGAAAGCCTTCGGTGGGACGGGATTCTTGAAGATCCTGCTGCTGAGGAAGAAAGGCTGCGTATCTATAAACTGAACAGAAGGAAACGCTACGGGTTATATGTCCAGCAACAGCTACCCACAGAGCCATGTTTGACTCTCAAGCATTTCCCGTTACTTCAAACCAAAGATCCATACACAAATAGTGGTCAGACAATAAACCAGGAGGATCGCTCCAGTCCTTATTTTCAGGAAAATAAAGATGAAGAGGTCCTGAATGCTGAGCTAGCTACCAAAGTGTCTGAACTGCAACATGCAGCATTAGCAAATATTTCTCAGGAAGTTGTGTAA